The Mustela nigripes isolate SB6536 chromosome 11, MUSNIG.SB6536, whole genome shotgun sequence genomic interval ACAtgtcatgagggtggggccccTTGGGCAGAGGACAGGTCCCCACGGAAGGTCTTGCTGTGGCAGCACTGCATGTATGTGCACGGGACTACAATGCCCTGGGCTTGGGTTAGGAGCCACCCATTCTGTGATGACCAGAGGGCCACGGCCCAGAACAGATGCAGGGGCTCTGCAACAGGAAGGGGCCCACGCGCTCCCTGTGTAGAGAGCCAGGCTGCCTTCGTCAGGTCAAGAGTCTGTCCCGGGCTCCCCTGCTTCAGGAtggctggaggaggagctggagccaGCAGCCCCACCTGACTGGTTGTCAGCGGGGTGCCTGGTGACCCCCGGTGGAGCCCTTGAACCCATTCCCAGGAAGGCGGGGGAGGTGTCCAGGGCCACTGGGGGTGGCACTGGACAAGGGTAGAGAGTCCCAGGGAAGGCCTTTGGGGATGGATCTGCAGGTGCTTCCTCGGGGCATCAGTGCCATCGACCTGCACGTGGTGGCAGCGGAGGGCAGGGGGCATGCCAGGCGGGAGCAGCTGGTCCTTCTCTTGCAGCACAGTGACTCTGATTCCGACCCTGAGTCCCCCACCCTGCCGCCGCCCATCCCCAGCGCTGTGCCTGTGACCGGGGAGTCCTTCTGTGACTGTGACGGCCAGAGTGAGGCCTCCTTCTGCAGCAGCCTGCACACGGCGCACCGCGGCAAGGACAAGGACTGCCGCTGTGGGGAGGAGGACGAGCGTGAGAACCGGGGGAGGACACAGGGCGCGGGGCACGGGAAGCCAGCCTGCATATCCTCCAGCCCTGACCTCCTCCGCTCCTGCAGATTTTGACTGGGTGTGGGACGACCTGAATAAGTCCTCGGCCACCCTGCTGAGCTGTGACAACCGAAAGGTCAACTTCCACATGGAGTACAGCTGTGGCACAGCGGCCATCAGGGGCACCAAGGAGCTGGGGGAAGGCCAGCACTTCTGGGAGATCAAGATGACCTCCCCAGTCTATGGCACCGACATGGTCAGTGGCCAGcaggctggcgggggtggggctgGCAGGTGTGACCCCAGGCGCCCAGGCCCCAGACGCCCTCTACCCGCCCCACTCTTCCCAGATGGTGGGCATCGGCACGTCAGACGTGGATCTGGACAAGTACCACCACACGTTCTGCAGCCTGCTCGGCAGAGACGAAGACAGCTGGGGTCTCTCGTACACGGGTATGTGGGGCCCcgagggcaggcagaggacaggggtgggggtcGCAACCCCGAGGCAGCAGGGCTCACCCCATCGCCCTGTCCCCCAGGTCTCCTCCATCACAAGGGCGATAAGATGAGCTTCTCGTCAAGGTTTGGCCAGGGCTCCATCATCGGTGTGCACCTGGACACCTGGCACGGGACGCTCACCTTTTTCAAGAACAGGAAGTGCATAGGTGAGGGCAGACATGACCTTGACTGGTGCCTGCAGGGTGTGGAACTGCAGCccccacccaggcgtcccagcagcTGGTCCCTGTAGGAACCTGAGGTCCTGGGTTTCCTGGAGGGCGGGGCCACACCAGGGGCAGTGGGAGTCTGCATCCTGCAGGGCCGGCTGGGGACTCAGGTGGTGCCCTCCACTCCCCCAGGCGTGGCGGCCACCAAGCTGCAGAACAAGAAGTTCTACCCAATGGTGTGCTCCACGGCGGCCAAAAGCAGCATGAAGGTGATCCGCTCATGCGCCAGCATGACCTCCCTGCAGTACCTGTGCTGCCACCGCCTGCGCCAGCTGCGGCCTGACTCTGGGGACACGCTCGAGGGGCTGCCCCTGCCACCCGGCCTCAAGCAGGTGCTGCGTCACAAGCTTGGCTGGGTCCTGAGCATGAGCTGCGGCCGCCGCAAGCCCCCCGCACCATCCCCCGTGGCCACCTGCGCAAGCGGCCCCGAGCCCCGGCCCCACCCACGGAAACGCTGCCGACGGACCTGACTGCTTGCTGGAGGACACCGCCTTCCCTGGGCCTGGAGCCGCCTGCTCCACGCCCCTTCAAACAACTCCAGAGGGCAGACTCACGCCCAGGGCGCCCAGGGCGGTCTTGGCTGGTATGGGCCCCTGTGGCCCCAGGAGCATTGGCCTTTGGTGTCGTGCAGATGCGGCCAGCCCGGCTCTCCTGGACCGACTGGGCCGGAGGACACGGGCAGAGGCAGCCCCCGTGCTCGCTCCCGGCCTGTTTGCGTCCTTCAGCTGCTCATGCATGTCGTCAGCTGCTGTCCCTCCTGTCCCAGGCCAAAATGACCGTAATAAACTTATACTCCACATGACGCCTCTGTGGTGGCCAGAGGAAGGAAGTCAGGGCCGAGGCCCGGGGCTCCCGGCTGCCCAGGGCTCTCTCCATGTCGCAGCCAGCTACATCCCAGCGCCTGCCAGGAGAGCCAGCCccgttctctctcctcccccggGACTCTGTTTTATTGCCTCTCAGAACATGCCGCCCCCAAGTCTCCCCGTGACTGGTGTTTGTTACCCCTTCCTGACCCCAACTGGGCCCCAGCTCTGTGGCCAGCATGTCCAGGACCCAGGGCAGGGGAAGTTcacccctcctctcctgcccatCCCAGCTACCCTAGAATGTTTAGGCTGCCCCACGCCCTCCCACCTACCCCAAGGGCAATGCCCTGTTCCCTCCCCCTGCCAATTGGGGTGGGGTGGACCACGTTCTGTCCTGCTGGTGAGACAGGGCTCCTTCCTATCCCACAGACGTAGTCAAGAGCTCATATCCCACAGACGTAGTCAAGAGCTCAGGTCCAGCAGGAGCTCGGGGTTGGTGGCGGTCAGGAAGAGGCAGATGCGGCGGGAAAGGTCAGGCCCCACCCTGCGGGGCCGGCCAACACCGCCGGTCTTCACGGGGAGGTCCGCCAGGAGGGCCAGGCGCTCCTGATCCGAGCTGCAGCTCGTGTATGCCTGTGGTGGGCACAGCGATAAGCAGGGCAGCTCTTGGGGCCCTAGCTCCACAGCGACAGGCAGGGACTGGGGGACCCACCTGCTGCAGAAggcggggagaggggaaggcagtgACAATGGCATCGGCCACAGCAGGGCTGACCCGGCGGAACTGCCTGATCTGTCGCCACCAGACCCCCCGCAGTCCTGTGCCATCTCTTGCCACGCGCTCACCGGCTGCCCAGCGCCCAGCcacacagaaggaaaaggcaCAGGAGTCCCGGTACTGCCTACAGATGGAGAAGGATGCAAAGAAGGTTCTAGAGCCCTCACGTCTTCGGAGCACCCTGTCCTCCCGGCTCACAAAGCCCTCGGCTCTCTGCTATCAAAGACACCAGGGAGATtccacccacccaggtgtccctgtcccctcccccagccacagtCACAAGTGTGGGTTGGGGGCACGCACTTGAGCGGGCGCTGAGCAAGGGCCCTGGTGAAGGCGCATATGTTCTGAGTCAGCTCCTGCCAGGAGGCCACCAGCAGCACATCCAGATGTGCCCAGAGCTGCAGGAGGACCAGGGCCTGAGGATGTGAGCCCACCGTTTGGTCAGACAAGGTCACCCCTAGGGGACACCCAGCTGAGACGAACCCCACATGCTGCTCCAGGACCAAATGGGCTGCTGGGCCTTAGAGAGCAGCCCAGGCACCAGGACCAAGGGCAGAACCAAAGGCAAACATCCCACCCATCCCACTTCACCTGACAGGCCCTCACCTCTTCCACCTTGGGCCAGCTGAGTGTCACTGGGGCACGGGCCACTGCTGGACTCTCTGGCTGCTGCACGTGCT includes:
- the SPSB3 gene encoding SPRY domain-containing SOCS box protein 3, yielding MARRPRSSRAWHFVLSAAHRDADARAVALAGTTNWGYDSDGQHSDSDSDPESPTLPPPIPSAVPVTGESFCDCDGQSEASFCSSLHTAHRGKDKDCRCGEEDEHFDWVWDDLNKSSATLLSCDNRKVNFHMEYSCGTAAIRGTKELGEGQHFWEIKMTSPVYGTDMMVGIGTSDVDLDKYHHTFCSLLGRDEDSWGLSYTGLLHHKGDKMSFSSRFGQGSIIGVHLDTWHGTLTFFKNRKCIGVAATKLQNKKFYPMVCSTAAKSSMKVIRSCASMTSLQYLCCHRLRQLRPDSGDTLEGLPLPPGLKQVLRHKLGWVLSMSCGRRKPPAPSPVATCASGPEPRPHPRKRCRRT